One window of Dyadobacter sandarakinus genomic DNA carries:
- a CDS encoding glycosyltransferase family 117 protein: MVQFNKWNTFAGWGVFAVAFTTYVTTMERTASFWDCGEFIACAFKLQVPHPPGAPFFLLIGRLFSLLALGDVTKVAYWVNMLSVLSSAFTVLFLFWTITMLAGKLVDKPQNSWSKAQSMLVIGCGAAGALAYAWSDSFWFSAGEAEVYAMSSFFTAIVIWAVFRWERINDPAQANRWLILIAYLVGLSIGVHLLNLVTIPALSLVYYFRKFPKPTVFGGFAAFVTGLLILAMINAGIIPGLPGLAGSFEVFFVNSLGLPYNSGVIFFSVLFFAALTSAIIYSHKKQKVILNTALLSLAFVLTGYGSYLMVLVRSGYNPPINENNPSDVLRFVSYLKREQYESRPLLYGPQFTSRLTASRQGTPVYTRRDGRYVVTDRRPEYEYEPGSHMLLPRLYSSQPGHPELYRQITGLREGQTPTMRHNLTYLFSHQLGHMYWRYFLWNFVGRESDREGAGVLLPWDAFRTFPSSIQSNRAHDNLFMLPLLLGIAGAVFMYTKRKKDLLVLVLLFVLTGIALAFYLNSPPVEPRERDYIYVGSFYIFCIWIGLGIMAMSHAAQRIVRDQNIRTGIVAALGLAVPAWMGIRGWDNHDRSNRYHSVDFARNLLNSCAPHAILFTGGDNDTFPLWYVQEVEGFRKDVRVCVQTFIGIDWYIEQLRRKINDSDALPLSLDTGNYINGQNDYIPFYEVASVRKGVNLNEYLDLVRQNNKAIRVPLSNGETTSILPSSTMFLPVDTAAVRRMHIVKKDFEPFLTDSMSWNIGNKDLFKSDLVMLDIIASNNWKRPIYFSSTMGSSHHLGLKEYMQLEGYAYRLLPVKVEGAEDGYVNSDIMYDNMMHKTFWRDMNNAKTYYDDTYLGSPVATARISFLRLAGQLIAEKQMDKARNVLDKAMRVMPDDTIPYDQFSAGFVGMFFDVGENKKALDSARTMALRADENLSWVHENGGNRNVSKDLYILQTLARECYGAGQKAAGKQYEDMFRKHLLAFNLYTKEVP, from the coding sequence ATGGTACAGTTTAACAAGTGGAACACCTTTGCGGGCTGGGGCGTGTTTGCGGTTGCGTTTACAACCTACGTCACCACCATGGAGCGCACCGCCAGCTTCTGGGACTGCGGCGAATTCATTGCCTGTGCATTCAAATTGCAGGTGCCTCATCCGCCTGGCGCTCCTTTTTTTCTGCTGATCGGCAGGCTCTTTTCACTTCTCGCGCTGGGCGACGTTACAAAGGTTGCTTACTGGGTCAATATGCTCTCTGTGCTGAGCAGCGCATTCACGGTGCTCTTCCTGTTCTGGACCATTACGATGCTGGCGGGCAAGCTCGTTGACAAACCCCAAAATAGTTGGAGCAAAGCACAGTCCATGCTGGTGATCGGCTGCGGTGCTGCGGGCGCGCTTGCCTATGCATGGTCCGACTCCTTCTGGTTTTCGGCCGGCGAGGCAGAAGTGTACGCCATGTCTTCGTTTTTCACGGCAATCGTGATCTGGGCTGTGTTCAGATGGGAGCGCATAAACGATCCCGCACAGGCCAACCGCTGGCTGATCCTCATTGCCTACCTGGTGGGACTTTCCATTGGCGTGCACCTGCTCAACCTCGTTACGATCCCTGCCTTGTCGCTGGTTTATTATTTCAGGAAATTTCCGAAGCCTACTGTCTTTGGCGGATTCGCGGCATTTGTGACAGGATTGCTGATTCTGGCGATGATCAATGCCGGCATCATTCCCGGTTTGCCGGGCCTGGCGGGCAGCTTTGAAGTGTTTTTCGTAAACAGTTTGGGTTTGCCCTATAATTCCGGTGTAATTTTCTTCTCGGTCCTCTTTTTCGCAGCACTTACATCGGCTATCATTTATTCGCATAAAAAACAGAAAGTAATCCTCAATACGGCACTGCTCTCGCTGGCATTTGTATTGACGGGTTACGGCTCGTACCTCATGGTCCTGGTGCGTTCCGGCTACAATCCGCCTATCAATGAAAATAATCCAAGCGATGTGCTGCGGTTTGTTTCTTACCTCAAACGTGAGCAGTATGAAAGCCGTCCGTTGCTGTACGGACCACAATTTACCTCCCGCCTTACGGCTAGCCGGCAGGGTACGCCCGTGTATACGCGCCGGGACGGCAGGTATGTTGTTACGGACCGTCGGCCCGAGTACGAGTATGAGCCGGGCAGCCATATGCTGCTGCCGCGGCTGTACAGCTCCCAGCCGGGGCATCCCGAACTGTACCGGCAGATCACCGGCCTCCGCGAAGGACAAACGCCCACGATGCGGCATAACCTGACTTACCTGTTCTCGCACCAGCTGGGGCACATGTACTGGCGCTACTTCCTCTGGAACTTTGTGGGGCGTGAAAGTGACCGGGAAGGTGCGGGAGTGCTGCTCCCGTGGGATGCATTCCGCACATTCCCATCATCCATACAGTCCAACCGCGCGCATGACAACCTCTTTATGCTGCCCCTTTTACTGGGCATTGCAGGGGCCGTTTTTATGTATACAAAAAGAAAAAAAGACCTGCTCGTGCTCGTCCTGCTGTTTGTGCTCACAGGCATTGCGCTGGCCTTTTACCTGAATTCGCCCCCTGTGGAGCCGCGTGAGCGGGATTACATCTATGTGGGTTCGTTTTACATTTTCTGCATCTGGATCGGACTCGGGATCATGGCCATGAGCCATGCGGCGCAAAGGATCGTACGCGATCAGAACATCCGTACGGGCATCGTGGCTGCATTGGGCCTGGCGGTACCTGCATGGATGGGGATCAGAGGGTGGGACAATCACGACAGGAGCAACCGCTACCACTCGGTCGATTTTGCGCGCAACCTGCTCAACTCCTGCGCACCCCATGCAATCCTGTTTACGGGTGGCGACAATGATACTTTTCCACTCTGGTACGTGCAGGAAGTCGAAGGGTTCAGGAAGGATGTGCGTGTTTGTGTGCAGACCTTCATCGGGATCGACTGGTACATTGAGCAGCTCAGGCGCAAAATCAATGATTCGGATGCGCTGCCGCTTTCCCTGGATACGGGTAATTATATCAATGGGCAAAATGACTACATCCCTTTTTACGAAGTAGCGTCCGTCAGGAAAGGAGTTAACCTCAACGAATACCTTGATCTCGTCCGGCAGAACAACAAGGCGATCAGGGTACCGCTGAGCAATGGCGAAACAACGTCCATACTGCCGTCATCCACGATGTTCCTGCCCGTCGATACAGCCGCGGTACGCAGAATGCACATTGTAAAAAAGGATTTCGAGCCGTTCCTGACCGATTCTATGAGCTGGAACATCGGCAATAAGGATCTTTTTAAATCGGACCTGGTCATGCTGGACATCATCGCAAGCAATAACTGGAAGCGCCCGATTTACTTCTCATCAACCATGGGTTCGTCGCATCACCTGGGCTTGAAGGAGTATATGCAGCTCGAAGGTTATGCATACCGCCTGCTGCCCGTGAAGGTGGAGGGAGCCGAAGACGGATACGTGAACTCGGACATTATGTACGACAACATGATGCATAAGACCTTCTGGCGCGACATGAACAATGCAAAAACATACTATGATGACACATACCTCGGCTCGCCGGTGGCAACGGCACGAATCTCATTTTTGCGGCTTGCAGGCCAGCTGATCGCAGAAAAACAAATGGACAAGGCCCGCAATGTGCTCGATAAAGCCATGCGCGTCATGCCCGATGACACCATTCCCTATGACCAGTTCTCGGCAGGGTTTGTGGGGATGTTTTTTGATGTGGGCGAAAATAAAAAGGCGCTCGACTCCGCACGGACGATGGCCCTGCGTGCAGACGAAAACCTGAGCTGGGTACATGAAAATGGCGGCAATCGCAACGTCAGCAAAGATCTCTACATTCTGCAGACACTTGCCAGGGAATGCTATGGTGCAGGACAGAAGGCTGCCGGCAAACAATATGAGGACATGTTCCGCAAGCATTTGCTGGCATTCAACCTGTATACTAAGGAAGTTCCCTGA
- a CDS encoding OmpA family protein: MSMLVSELREHFSKLRQAVLLGVLLVAGHAASLAQGTSQVQADPIPHARDFDFNILSVQTKAPIRNARITIVQEGRKDFLPLQSGPGKARVRLDSGKVYLVNAVAGDFEMAQFTFDAGQSLRDGRTSVDLFLIPDRLVQDGSRAKPTQDIRSAPTTRNFSEIKKGEAVRLNHIYFNQSSPDLRPESFEELNRLADLLKEHPGMRIEIRGYTDNTGDFNANVRLSKNRCEAVIAYLTGKGIQGKRLKVAGRGPRDPMAPNDSEENKKKNRRVEFVIL, translated from the coding sequence ATGAGCATGTTGGTTTCAGAACTTAGGGAACATTTCAGTAAGCTTCGGCAGGCAGTACTGCTTGGCGTTCTCCTGGTTGCCGGGCATGCTGCAAGCCTCGCTCAGGGTACAAGCCAGGTGCAGGCAGATCCCATCCCGCATGCCCGTGACTTTGATTTCAATATTTTATCTGTACAAACCAAAGCCCCGATCCGCAATGCCCGGATTACGATTGTGCAGGAGGGGAGAAAAGACTTCTTACCGTTACAGTCCGGGCCGGGAAAAGCCCGCGTACGGCTTGATTCGGGTAAGGTGTACCTGGTCAATGCAGTTGCAGGTGATTTCGAAATGGCCCAGTTTACATTTGATGCCGGTCAATCGCTGCGGGACGGCAGGACCAGCGTTGACCTTTTCTTGATACCTGATCGCCTTGTGCAGGATGGCAGCCGCGCCAAACCCACTCAGGACATTAGGAGTGCACCCACAACCCGGAACTTCAGCGAAATCAAAAAAGGAGAAGCTGTGCGGCTCAATCATATTTATTTCAATCAGAGCAGTCCGGACCTTCGCCCCGAGTCGTTTGAAGAACTTAACCGCCTTGCAGATCTCCTGAAAGAACATCCCGGAATGCGCATAGAAATCCGTGGCTATACGGATAATACCGGCGACTTCAATGCCAATGTACGATTGTCGAAAAACCGGTGCGAGGCGGTAATAGCTTACCTGACCGGAAAGGGAATCCAGGGAAAAAGGCTTAAAGTTGCCGGCCGTGGCCCGCGTGACCCCATGGCGCCCAACGATTCCGAAGAAAACAAAAAGAAGAACCGCCGGGTGGAATTTGTAATCCTGTAA
- a CDS encoding mandelate racemase/muconate lactonizing enzyme family protein, producing the protein MPAVWNGSSAKTISMKKISITQVSSNFEREPLHPYRFKGSAITDSWQTAAMLESDSGLRKVGLGTQGVLWSDASVFAAHSESAGNALMYAMSEHALQLVKGTTFTDPVRLLDDLLPEVLSYGKKITGNPDLRKTFALNALVCVDNAVWQLFAAENNIRTFNEMIPEAYRPGLSYRHSKVASIPSFSVGTTAERIRQAAEEGYFIMKLKTGAPGTQQEMIEKDMAFLTAVHKAVGHFETPHTATGKIPYYFDANGRYEKKETLLRFLDHAMKIGAFDQIAVIEEPFEESNEAYVGDLGVRVAADESAHTVEDAAHRMELGYSAIAVKAIAKTLSMTMKITQLAYEKKVPCFCADLTVNPVLVDWNKNVAARLQPFPGMNVGLQETNGHQYYKNWDRLMTYHPRASATWTKTQNGVYLTDDTFYAESGGILVGSRHYENLFA; encoded by the coding sequence ATGCCAGCAGTGTGGAACGGTAGCTCGGCAAAAACAATATCCATGAAAAAGATCAGTATCACGCAGGTAAGTTCCAATTTCGAGCGCGAGCCCCTGCATCCCTACCGCTTCAAAGGCAGCGCGATTACCGACAGCTGGCAAACTGCAGCCATGCTCGAATCAGACAGTGGCTTGCGGAAAGTAGGATTGGGTACCCAGGGTGTATTATGGTCGGACGCCAGCGTTTTTGCAGCCCATTCCGAAAGTGCCGGCAATGCATTGATGTACGCCATGAGTGAGCACGCTCTGCAGCTTGTCAAAGGCACAACCTTCACCGATCCGGTGCGATTGCTCGATGACCTGCTGCCGGAAGTACTGTCCTATGGAAAAAAGATCACCGGCAATCCCGACCTCCGGAAAACCTTCGCCCTCAATGCGCTCGTGTGTGTTGACAATGCAGTGTGGCAGCTTTTTGCAGCGGAGAATAACATCCGGACTTTCAATGAAATGATCCCGGAGGCTTACCGGCCCGGATTGTCCTACCGGCATAGCAAGGTTGCGAGCATTCCTTCGTTCAGTGTGGGGACCACGGCTGAGCGCATCAGGCAGGCGGCAGAGGAAGGTTATTTTATCATGAAGCTAAAAACCGGCGCACCAGGCACGCAGCAGGAAATGATTGAGAAAGACATGGCATTTCTCACTGCAGTGCACAAGGCAGTCGGGCATTTTGAAACACCTCATACCGCTACCGGTAAAATCCCATACTATTTTGATGCGAACGGCCGGTATGAGAAGAAGGAAACCCTGCTGCGGTTTCTGGACCATGCCATGAAAATCGGCGCATTCGACCAGATTGCCGTCATAGAGGAACCCTTTGAGGAAAGTAATGAGGCTTATGTGGGTGACCTGGGCGTGCGGGTAGCCGCTGACGAAAGCGCGCATACCGTGGAAGATGCCGCTCACCGCATGGAGCTGGGCTACTCCGCTATTGCGGTAAAAGCGATCGCCAAAACCCTCAGTATGACCATGAAGATTACGCAGCTTGCCTACGAAAAGAAAGTACCCTGCTTTTGCGCCGACCTGACCGTAAATCCTGTCCTGGTAGACTGGAACAAAAATGTGGCCGCACGTCTGCAACCTTTTCCCGGTATGAACGTTGGCTTGCAGGAGACCAATGGACATCAGTATTACAAAAACTGGGACCGCCTCATGACCTACCACCCAAGAGCCTCAGCAACCTGGACGAAGACCCAAAATGGTGTATACCTTACGGATGATACCTTTTATGCCGAAAGTGGCGGTATTTTGGTGGGATCCAGGCACTACGAAAATCTTTTTGCATGA
- a CDS encoding alpha/beta hydrolase: protein MYTRKTNFNRSVIAGLFAAPAMIALLTLSSCGSSSSNGSNKDSLTADSDTTSTLKDIKPAGEAPAWAPDMKPQMQAVIEKLASYKDAPIPGLTAMEARKNHTPTDAVKDLAKENQVPMPAPMVDTVGRNIPVKGDSIHARIYTPTTGTAPFPVIVYYHGGGFVIADLDVYDASAKGLAEQTGAIVVSVAYRLAPEHKFPTAHDDAYAAYAWVVKNAIALKGDPKRIAVAGESAGGNLAANVSMMARDKKETLPVHQLLVYPVAGSDMNTESYRKYAAAKPLDKPMMEWFVKNYLKNMGEAKDPRINLVGANLKGLPPTTIVLAEIDPLEKDGEILGEKLKAAGVKVNSKTYSGVTHEFFGMSLVVPESKDALAFAADELKNAFKK from the coding sequence ATGTACACCCGAAAAACGAACTTCAACCGCTCTGTGATAGCAGGCTTATTTGCAGCGCCTGCCATGATCGCACTGCTCACACTGTCGTCCTGCGGATCCTCTTCCAGCAATGGCTCCAACAAAGATTCGCTCACTGCAGATTCGGATACAACTTCCACACTGAAAGACATAAAGCCCGCGGGTGAAGCCCCGGCCTGGGCACCCGACATGAAGCCACAAATGCAGGCTGTCATCGAAAAACTGGCCAGCTACAAAGATGCGCCTATTCCGGGTCTGACAGCCATGGAAGCCCGTAAGAACCATACGCCTACCGACGCGGTAAAAGACCTCGCAAAGGAAAATCAGGTTCCCATGCCCGCACCAATGGTCGATACTGTCGGCAGGAACATTCCCGTAAAAGGTGACAGTATTCATGCGCGTATTTACACGCCAACAACAGGAACTGCTCCTTTTCCCGTGATCGTGTACTACCATGGAGGTGGATTTGTGATCGCGGATCTGGATGTGTATGATGCGTCAGCTAAAGGTCTGGCCGAGCAGACGGGCGCAATTGTCGTGTCGGTAGCTTACCGGCTTGCACCTGAGCACAAGTTCCCGACAGCCCATGACGATGCATATGCGGCTTATGCGTGGGTTGTCAAAAATGCGATTGCGCTGAAAGGTGACCCGAAAAGGATCGCGGTCGCCGGCGAAAGTGCCGGGGGGAATCTGGCTGCCAATGTAAGCATGATGGCACGCGATAAAAAGGAAACACTGCCGGTGCACCAACTGCTGGTGTACCCGGTGGCAGGCTCGGACATGAATACTGAATCGTACAGGAAGTATGCGGCAGCCAAGCCGCTGGACAAGCCGATGATGGAATGGTTTGTAAAAAATTACCTGAAAAATATGGGTGAAGCGAAAGATCCGCGTATCAATCTCGTAGGTGCGAATCTGAAAGGTCTGCCGCCTACCACCATTGTACTTGCTGAGATCGACCCGCTTGAAAAAGACGGTGAAATACTGGGTGAAAAACTGAAAGCGGCGGGTGTAAAAGTGAATTCAAAAACTTATTCGGGAGTAACCCATGAGTTTTTTGGCATGTCGCTGGTGGTACCGGAATCCAAAGATGCGCTGGCATTTGCAGCTGACGAACTGAAGAATGCCTTCAAAAAGTAA
- a CDS encoding NUDIX domain-containing protein codes for MPRQSAGILLYRKTNNELEVLLVHPGGPFFVKKDLGSWTIPKGEYDDSEEALAAAQREFEEEIGSPVTGTFLPLGTIRQKGGKVIQAWAVEGDLDADAIVSNTFELAWPPKSGKVETYPEVDKAVWFSVAEAKTRINEKQAELIDRLVALVV; via the coding sequence ATGCCGCGGCAAAGTGCAGGAATTCTTTTGTATAGAAAGACAAATAATGAATTGGAAGTCCTTCTGGTGCATCCGGGAGGACCTTTTTTTGTGAAAAAAGACCTGGGTAGCTGGACAATCCCGAAAGGTGAGTATGACGACAGCGAAGAAGCATTGGCCGCAGCACAGCGTGAGTTTGAAGAAGAAATCGGCTCTCCGGTGACGGGTACGTTCCTGCCACTGGGTACGATCAGGCAAAAAGGCGGAAAGGTGATCCAGGCATGGGCGGTGGAAGGTGACCTGGATGCAGATGCCATCGTCAGCAATACCTTTGAGCTTGCCTGGCCGCCGAAGTCCGGCAAAGTGGAGACATACCCGGAAGTAGACAAAGCGGTCTGGTTTTCAGTAGCAGAGGCAAAGACCAGGATCAATGAAAAGCAAGCCGAATTGATCGACAGGCTGGTGGCGCTTGTTGTATGA
- a CDS encoding DoxX family protein, translating into METTMMYSEPKMKATKSVIAGRVISGLCALFLLFDAVMKVIKESHSMEGSVALGWPADAVQGIGIALLISTILYIIPRTSILGAILITGYLGGAIAVMIMAGQSLYFALVLGILVWAGLYLRDAGLRELIPFKKH; encoded by the coding sequence ATGGAAACGACAATGATGTATTCAGAACCCAAAATGAAAGCGACAAAAAGTGTGATTGCAGGCCGGGTTATTAGTGGCTTATGCGCCCTTTTTCTGCTTTTTGACGCTGTGATGAAGGTAATTAAAGAGTCGCATTCCATGGAAGGTTCGGTTGCGCTGGGCTGGCCTGCCGATGCTGTACAGGGTATTGGCATTGCATTGCTGATCAGTACAATCCTCTATATCATTCCCAGAACGTCCATATTGGGTGCAATTCTGATAACCGGTTATTTGGGGGGAGCGATCGCCGTAATGATCATGGCTGGCCAGTCTTTGTATTTTGCGCTGGTTTTGGGCATACTGGTGTGGGCGGGATTGTACCTGCGCGATGCAGGATTGCGGGAGTTGATTCCTTTTAAAAAGCATTAA
- a CDS encoding aldo/keto reductase, whose product MRHIFSRRDVLKTMGVAGGAAVFSPALLLAQTHHPDKPMIQRAIPSTGEKLPVVGLGSWQQFDVAPSGTEASGLKDVLVKMKALGGKVIDSSPMYGRAEQVIGDLTRDLGINNDFFFATKVWTTGKQAGIDQMNDSMRKMGRTKLDLIQVHNLQDWQTHLKTLKDWKEQGKVRYIGITHYTDSAHSRLEQIIRSEQIDFVQFNYSLRSRNAERSLLHAAAERKVAVLINEPFEQGALFRAVKGKELPGWAADYGIKSWAQFFLKYIIGNPAVTCVIPGTSDVKHLTDNLEAGTGTLPDSAGLKKMADFIQTV is encoded by the coding sequence ATGAGGCATATTTTTTCCAGAAGAGATGTTTTGAAAACCATGGGAGTGGCCGGAGGAGCCGCCGTGTTTTCACCCGCATTGCTTCTGGCACAAACCCATCATCCCGACAAACCAATGATACAGAGAGCTATTCCTTCAACCGGTGAAAAGCTGCCTGTGGTGGGCCTGGGATCCTGGCAGCAGTTTGATGTGGCCCCTTCGGGTACCGAGGCGTCCGGGCTCAAAGATGTACTGGTGAAAATGAAAGCATTGGGCGGCAAAGTCATCGATTCATCTCCCATGTACGGCCGGGCCGAGCAGGTGATCGGCGATCTGACCCGGGACTTGGGCATCAACAATGACTTCTTTTTTGCTACCAAGGTATGGACTACCGGGAAGCAGGCAGGCATTGACCAGATGAACGACTCCATGCGCAAAATGGGCAGGACGAAGCTCGACCTCATCCAGGTACACAACCTTCAGGATTGGCAGACACATCTCAAGACACTAAAAGACTGGAAGGAACAAGGCAAGGTTCGCTACATCGGAATTACACATTACACCGATTCAGCCCATTCCCGGCTTGAACAAATTATCCGGTCGGAACAGATTGATTTTGTCCAGTTTAACTACTCCTTACGCTCGCGGAATGCCGAGAGAAGTCTCCTGCACGCTGCTGCCGAGCGCAAGGTAGCTGTCCTTATCAATGAACCTTTTGAGCAGGGTGCTCTTTTCAGGGCGGTAAAAGGGAAAGAGCTGCCGGGCTGGGCAGCGGATTACGGTATCAAAAGCTGGGCGCAATTTTTCCTCAAATACATCATTGGCAATCCGGCTGTAACCTGCGTCATCCCGGGAACTTCCGACGTGAAGCACCTTACCGATAATCTGGAAGCAGGAACCGGTACACTCCCGGACAGTGCAGGGTTGAAGAAAATGGCAGACTTTATTCAGACGGTTTAG
- a CDS encoding threonine ammonia-lyase has protein sequence MLQNVPTRQTIEAAHMLIAPYIHRTPVLTSAFLNNLSGTNLYFKPENLQKIGAFKARGGLNAILSLTKEQLRNGVTTHSSGNHAQAIAFAAAKVGAKAYIVMPENSPQVKISAVKDYGAEIIFCMNTPEERERNVQEVIARTGATFIHPFNNYEVIAGQATAAAELISDAGVRLDAIFAPVGGGGLLSGTGLSAHYFSPGTRVYAGEPEGAADAVLSFRSGKIERAPYVKTIADGLLTYLGDKTLPLIREHVADIFTVSDTEIIAAMQYLWERMKLVVEPSGAVALAALLKNREAFTGKNVGIILSGGNVDLARLPFGKEV, from the coding sequence ATGTTACAAAATGTACCGACCCGGCAGACGATCGAAGCTGCTCACATGCTCATTGCACCGTACATTCATCGTACCCCGGTGCTTACTTCTGCATTCCTGAACAACCTGTCCGGTACAAACCTGTACTTCAAGCCCGAAAACCTGCAGAAAATCGGCGCGTTCAAAGCACGGGGCGGGCTCAATGCCATTCTCTCGCTGACGAAGGAACAGTTGAGGAATGGGGTAACCACGCATTCGTCGGGCAACCACGCCCAGGCCATTGCATTTGCCGCGGCAAAGGTTGGTGCCAAAGCCTACATTGTGATGCCCGAGAACTCGCCTCAGGTAAAGATCAGCGCAGTAAAGGATTATGGAGCGGAAATTATTTTCTGCATGAATACACCGGAGGAGCGTGAGCGGAATGTGCAGGAAGTAATCGCCCGTACCGGCGCCACATTCATACACCCTTTCAACAACTACGAAGTAATTGCGGGACAAGCGACGGCTGCTGCGGAGCTGATCAGCGATGCAGGCGTACGGCTGGATGCCATTTTTGCACCGGTAGGAGGGGGCGGGCTCCTGAGCGGTACGGGCCTTAGCGCACATTACTTTTCACCCGGAACCCGGGTTTACGCAGGGGAACCCGAGGGCGCTGCCGATGCCGTGCTTTCATTTCGTTCGGGTAAAATAGAAAGGGCTCCCTACGTAAAAACCATTGCGGATGGCCTGTTGACCTATCTCGGTGACAAAACCCTGCCTTTGATCCGGGAGCATGTAGCTGATATTTTTACTGTTTCCGATACGGAGATCATTGCCGCCATGCAGTATCTGTGGGAGCGGATGAAGCTTGTGGTCGAACCTTCGGGCGCCGTAGCACTGGCTGCATTGCTAAAAAACAGGGAGGCATTCACGGGAAAAAATGTGGGGATTATCTTGTCCGGAGGGAATGTTGACCTTGCGCGGCTGCCTTTTGGCAAGGAGGTTTAG
- a CDS encoding OmpA family protein, which yields MKKTLLAVAMLFVLGSCASKKKLLTAQKQANEIQIQLDKARADLNDCDSRTASLNNDLKSKNDELTSKNAKLKELEDQVEFLKKNNNNLLDRMSDLSVISKEGSESIKKSLAMMDVQGAQIRDLNQSIQRKDSLNMALVLNLKRSLADVSDEDVQVEVKKGVVYVSLSDKMLFRSGSSMINSKAETVLSKVAKILNDYKEIEILIEGHTDNVPIATDKVSDNWDLSVLRATAVARTLQNKYGVEPVRMIAGGRGEYLPKVPNDSAPNRSLNRRTEIIITPKLDQFFNLYTPNAGK from the coding sequence ATGAAGAAGACGCTTTTAGCCGTTGCAATGCTTTTTGTACTCGGCTCATGTGCAAGTAAGAAAAAGCTGCTTACGGCGCAGAAACAGGCTAACGAAATCCAGATTCAGCTGGACAAGGCACGTGCGGATCTTAACGATTGCGATAGCAGGACAGCGAGCCTCAACAATGACCTGAAATCAAAAAATGATGAGCTTACCAGCAAAAACGCCAAGTTGAAAGAGCTGGAAGATCAGGTCGAGTTTTTGAAGAAAAACAATAATAACCTGCTTGACCGTATGTCGGACCTTTCTGTGATCAGCAAGGAAGGATCTGAAAGCATCAAGAAGTCACTGGCGATGATGGACGTGCAGGGCGCACAGATCCGCGACCTGAACCAGAGCATTCAGCGCAAGGATTCGCTCAACATGGCTCTGGTACTTAACCTGAAACGGTCACTGGCTGATGTAAGCGACGAAGACGTACAGGTAGAAGTGAAAAAAGGCGTGGTGTATGTTTCCCTGTCCGACAAAATGCTTTTCCGCTCCGGAAGCTCTATGATCAACAGCAAAGCTGAGACCGTACTGAGCAAAGTGGCAAAAATTCTGAACGACTACAAGGAAATCGAAATCCTCATCGAGGGACATACCGACAATGTACCTATTGCTACCGACAAAGTTTCCGACAACTGGGATCTTAGCGTATTGCGTGCTACTGCGGTTGCGCGTACCCTGCAGAACAAGTATGGTGTTGAGCCGGTACGTATGATCGCCGGCGGTCGTGGTGAGTATTTACCCAAAGTGCCCAACGATTCGGCTCCAAACAGAAGCCTGAACCGTCGTACTGAAATTATCATTACGCCGAAGCTGGATCAGTTCTTTAACCTGTATACACCCAACGCAGGTAAGTAA
- a CDS encoding GLPGLI family protein, translating to MKAIKILILICTAVIPAAAQQLEGEVTYEKVFHWTRIYSRLTYLSNEEKDRMKQTWGNDDEYKEKMTLLFNEKQSFYTYKKKEENEGGYSWNREDYRIYRNLENGTKTDIIQMIGKTYIVEDSIRVPSWKIMNKIKEVAGHMCMMAVTEDTIKSQKITAWFANDIALTAGPELYTGLPGMILELEINDGDITVSATELKMRPVPAAELDVSKKLKGKKITNKQYDSLVFSHIQDSMKAHRNPFWALPY from the coding sequence ATGAAAGCAATTAAAATCCTCATCCTGATCTGCACGGCCGTGATCCCAGCAGCGGCCCAGCAGCTGGAAGGAGAAGTTACCTACGAAAAAGTTTTCCACTGGACACGCATTTACTCCCGCCTGACCTATCTCAGCAATGAGGAAAAGGACCGGATGAAGCAAACCTGGGGCAACGACGACGAGTACAAGGAGAAAATGACGCTGCTTTTCAATGAGAAGCAGAGTTTTTATACCTACAAAAAGAAGGAAGAAAATGAAGGCGGCTATTCCTGGAACCGGGAAGACTACCGCATTTACCGCAACCTCGAAAACGGTACGAAGACGGACATTATCCAGATGATCGGCAAGACTTACATCGTGGAAGATTCTATCAGGGTGCCCAGCTGGAAGATCATGAACAAGATCAAGGAAGTTGCCGGGCATATGTGCATGATGGCGGTGACCGAGGATACCATCAAAAGCCAGAAGATCACAGCCTGGTTTGCCAACGATATCGCGCTGACTGCCGGTCCGGAGCTGTACACCGGTCTGCCGGGAATGATCCTGGAACTGGAAATCAACGACGGCGACATCACTGTGAGCGCCACCGAGCTGAAAATGCGCCCGGTACCGGCAGCGGAACTGGACGTATCTAAAAAGCTGAAGGGCAAGAAGATTACGAACAAGCAATACGATAGTCTGGTGTTCTCGCACATCCAGGACAGCATGAAAGCACACCGCAACCCGTTCTGGGCATTGCCTTACTAG